A window from Candidatus Nitrosotenuis uzonensis encodes these proteins:
- a CDS encoding MraY family glycosyltransferase — MQSEIISAITGSAISFLVVIALTPVLIKSLTKHNWTVKDVNRAGGAMVPRPGGPAIIVAIIISEISIFFLLPQSELVAKQIAAILTTTSAAFVIGLIDDRKVMGGWFKPLALAASSIPIIALGVYEPNLAFPIFGEVKIPALYLGVIVIMISITGNTINSIDVMNGIASGFMAIASIALVLSLIILQKYNVAIMALPLVFASLAFYRYHKFPSKIFPGDSGALTLGAMYGVIAIIGRVEVVAAIALLPAVINSFLFLSSVKKIVEHRQIKGPTTHTDDNKITATKEKDAPITLVRLLVAAKPLTEKEIGFAIFRLATFSAVLALISAFLMGVRIWGNP; from the coding sequence GTGCAATCCGAGATAATATCTGCGATAACCGGCTCTGCCATCTCCTTTCTTGTGGTGATTGCACTAACTCCTGTCTTGATAAAGTCGCTGACAAAACACAACTGGACCGTAAAAGACGTCAACCGCGCAGGAGGGGCAATGGTGCCAAGACCTGGTGGCCCTGCAATCATTGTGGCAATCATAATATCAGAAATATCAATATTTTTTCTTCTTCCACAAAGTGAGCTTGTAGCAAAGCAGATTGCCGCAATACTGACCACGACGTCTGCTGCGTTTGTAATAGGATTAATAGATGATAGGAAGGTGATGGGAGGGTGGTTCAAGCCCCTTGCATTGGCAGCATCTTCCATTCCGATAATAGCTCTTGGTGTATACGAACCAAATCTAGCATTTCCGATCTTTGGAGAGGTGAAGATTCCTGCATTGTACCTTGGCGTTATTGTAATTATGATATCGATTACAGGTAATACGATAAACTCTATTGACGTAATGAATGGCATTGCATCGGGATTTATGGCAATAGCATCAATAGCACTCGTACTGTCTCTTATCATACTGCAAAAATACAATGTGGCAATAATGGCCCTGCCGCTGGTATTTGCGTCACTGGCGTTTTACAGATATCACAAGTTTCCAAGCAAGATATTTCCAGGCGACTCAGGAGCGCTTACTCTTGGAGCAATGTATGGCGTTATAGCAATAATCGGACGGGTCGAGGTGGTGGCCGCAATAGCGCTTCTTCCCGCAGTCATCAATTCATTCTTGTTCTTATCCAGCGTCAAGAAGATAGTGGAACACAGACAGATAAAGGGGCCTACAACCCACACCGATGATAACAAAATAACTGCTACGAAAGAAAAGGATGCGCCAATAACTCTTGTGCGGCTCTTAGTAGCAGCAAAACCACTTACAGAAAAAGAGATCGGATTTGCTATTTTCAGACTAGCAACTTTTTCGGCCGTACTTGCTTTAATCTCAGCCTTTCTTATGGGGGTAAGGATTTGGGGCAACCCTTGA
- a CDS encoding acyltransferase — protein MVTNYISEKAKIGKNVKIWHFAYVGDNTIIGDNVKIGSLAHVDYNVVIGQNTMIEGLVYIPPLSRIGKNVFIGPAASLTNDPYPPSKKMVGVTIMDGAIIGSRAVIKAGVTIGRNSVVAMGAVVTKDVPDNTVVAGVPARPRYSRQEYDKKQKDWES, from the coding sequence TTGGTCACCAACTACATCTCAGAGAAGGCAAAAATAGGAAAAAATGTCAAAATCTGGCATTTTGCATACGTTGGGGATAACACCATAATCGGCGATAACGTCAAGATAGGCTCACTTGCACATGTAGACTATAACGTGGTGATTGGACAGAACACCATGATAGAGGGACTTGTTTACATCCCACCTCTCTCGCGAATAGGAAAGAATGTCTTCATAGGACCTGCAGCCTCGCTCACAAACGATCCGTATCCCCCAAGTAAGAAGATGGTTGGAGTCACCATAATGGACGGCGCCATAATCGGATCACGTGCAGTGATCAAGGCAGGTGTGACCATAGGGCGCAACAGCGTTGTTGCAATGGGTGCCGTTGTCACAAAGGATGTGCCAGACAATACTGTGGTTGCAGGAGTGCCTGCAAGGCCAAGATATTCGCGTCAAGAATATGACAAAAAACAGAAAGACTGGGAGTCCTAG
- a CDS encoding Trm112 family protein: MNKKMLDILACPIDKHFPLEMYELESKDQVVVEGSLYCANCERFYPIIEEIPIMLPDELRDKNQDIAFLEKHKNSLPQKIIKDAKPWHL; encoded by the coding sequence ATGAACAAAAAAATGCTGGACATCTTGGCATGTCCTATAGACAAACACTTTCCGCTGGAAATGTACGAGTTGGAATCAAAAGACCAGGTTGTAGTCGAAGGCTCACTGTACTGCGCCAATTGTGAAAGATTCTATCCCATAATAGAGGAAATTCCAATAATGCTTCCAGATGAGCTGAGGGACAAAAATCAGGATATTGCATTTCTTGAAAAACACAAAAACTCTCTTCCCCAGAAAATAATTAAAGACGCAAAACCATGGCACCTGTGA
- a CDS encoding Gfo/Idh/MocA family protein, with product MRVAQIGVGGWGKNHARVLSQFGALCAVCDADAVRAKDTGQKYGVNYYTAIEDMLESEKFDAAFICTPTSTHYKLATKMLEMKKHVFIEKPMTYKSEEGAKLVHLAKKNGVTLTCGYIERFNPAVETVKNFVKSKTYGELIMLEFHRENRMPLHIKDVGIIYDTAVHDIDTAMWLFDDTPEIVFARSGKIKHDHEDFATIMLGFKDNKVAIISSNWITPARVRHFSAVCTDGIISADFISQEVRIEKDQGSEIPRSEKAEPLTLEIKHFLDCIESKKTPRVTPQDAVNVTRIAEAALISSQKGVPLYLELQ from the coding sequence ATGAGAGTAGCTCAAATCGGTGTAGGCGGTTGGGGTAAAAATCACGCAAGAGTACTATCACAGTTTGGCGCCCTCTGTGCAGTATGCGATGCTGATGCAGTAAGGGCAAAAGACACTGGCCAAAAGTACGGCGTAAACTATTACACTGCAATTGAAGATATGTTAGAATCTGAAAAGTTTGACGCTGCTTTCATCTGTACTCCGACTTCCACCCACTACAAACTCGCAACAAAAATGCTAGAGATGAAAAAACATGTATTTATCGAAAAACCCATGACGTACAAGTCAGAAGAGGGTGCAAAGCTTGTACACCTTGCCAAAAAGAACGGCGTCACCCTCACATGCGGATACATAGAGAGATTCAATCCTGCAGTAGAGACTGTGAAGAACTTTGTCAAGTCAAAGACATACGGCGAGCTGATTATGTTGGAATTTCACAGGGAAAACAGAATGCCACTTCACATAAAAGATGTTGGAATAATATACGATACAGCGGTGCACGATATCGACACAGCAATGTGGCTCTTTGATGACACCCCGGAGATAGTTTTTGCCCGATCTGGAAAGATAAAACACGATCATGAAGACTTTGCCACCATCATGCTTGGATTCAAGGACAACAAGGTGGCCATAATCTCATCGAACTGGATAACGCCAGCGCGTGTCAGGCATTTTAGCGCAGTGTGCACTGACGGAATAATTTCAGCTGACTTTATCTCACAAGAAGTCAGAATTGAAAAAGACCAGGGCTCTGAGATACCGCGCAGTGAAAAAGCAGAGCCGCTCACACTAGAGATAAAGCATTTTCTTGACTGTATAGAATCAAAGAAAACGCCGCGGGTCACACCACAGGATGCAGTGAACGTGACTAGAATAGCCGAAGCAGCACTTATTTCCAGCCAGAAAGGAGTCCCGTTATACTTGGAGTTACAATGA
- a CDS encoding branched-chain amino acid transaminase encodes MKLAISKYVWFDGKFVTYEKAHVPITTHAIHYGTSIFEGIRAYWNGKNLNIFRLNDHIKRFRRSGQFYSISLNYTDDQIFDAAINLCKKNKIRRSCYIRPFYFVGQYGINLHVTPSAPTHAAMFAFPFGDLFNKNGISAGISSWRKFSDLSAPTLAKMGGNYLNSILATQECKRNGYDEAIMLDINGNVSEAPGENVFIVKNNTLITPPLSSSALEGITRDSVMTLADELGYSTIEKEITRSQIYLADEVFLTGTAAEIIPIINIDGQKVGDGRTGNITKQILDSYNKAAMGTDQNHQDWITPVY; translated from the coding sequence ATGAAGCTGGCAATCTCAAAGTATGTCTGGTTTGACGGCAAGTTCGTCACGTATGAGAAGGCACATGTGCCCATCACCACGCATGCAATACACTATGGCACATCCATCTTTGAGGGAATACGTGCGTATTGGAACGGAAAAAACCTAAACATATTCAGGCTGAACGACCACATCAAAAGATTCAGAAGGTCAGGACAGTTCTACTCTATTTCACTTAATTACACAGATGATCAGATATTTGACGCTGCCATAAACTTGTGCAAAAAGAACAAGATAAGAAGATCCTGCTACATACGACCGTTTTATTTTGTAGGGCAGTATGGGATAAATCTTCACGTGACGCCGAGTGCTCCAACGCACGCTGCCATGTTTGCCTTCCCGTTCGGCGACCTTTTCAACAAAAACGGCATAAGTGCCGGCATCTCATCGTGGCGGAAATTTAGCGACCTTTCCGCACCTACCCTTGCAAAGATGGGAGGCAATTATCTTAATTCCATTCTTGCCACACAGGAATGCAAGAGGAACGGTTACGACGAGGCAATAATGCTGGACATTAATGGTAATGTAAGCGAGGCGCCAGGAGAGAATGTTTTCATTGTAAAAAATAACACCCTGATTACGCCGCCACTTAGCTCGTCCGCATTGGAAGGGATCACTAGGGACTCGGTCATGACATTAGCAGATGAATTAGGATACTCGACAATTGAAAAAGAGATAACTCGAAGTCAGATCTACCTTGCAGATGAAGTATTCCTTACTGGAACTGCAGCGGAGATAATTCCCATAATAAATATAGACGGCCAGAAGGTAGGGGACGGACGAACAGGAAACATTACAAAGCAGATACTGGATTCCTACAATAAGGCAGCCATGGGCACAGACCAGAACCATCAGGATTGGATAACGCCGGTGTATTAG
- a CDS encoding DNA-3-methyladenine glycosylase family protein: MLNLEHTINSGQVFLWERYGNKWYGIHGDDVLLVDQSNPEIVVSYSGEKYDLFRQSDNFNKVIREIAKDVIIKEATKRFAGMRLLRQDPFQCYISFIVSANSNIQNIRLSLYKLAKKFGKKVRFNGKEFFLFPDAKKISSASISEISSCGLGYRTKYVHAASEAVRSGAIDLELLKKSDYHTARDELCKIDGIGNKVADCIMLFSLEKTDAFPLDRWMLRALHNYYPGRFTVDESLTERRYHILHDELREYFGAYAGYCQQFLFKMIRDSNQKRW; this comes from the coding sequence ATGCTGAACCTAGAGCACACCATAAACAGCGGCCAAGTATTTTTGTGGGAAAGATACGGCAACAAATGGTACGGAATACACGGTGACGACGTGCTTTTAGTTGATCAGAGCAACCCTGAAATCGTAGTTTCTTACAGCGGTGAAAAATACGATCTTTTCAGGCAGAGTGATAATTTTAACAAGGTAATCAGAGAGATAGCAAAGGATGTGATAATCAAGGAGGCCACAAAGAGGTTTGCAGGCATGAGGCTTCTAAGGCAGGACCCGTTTCAATGCTACATCTCATTTATCGTCTCGGCAAACTCGAACATACAGAACATAAGGCTGTCTTTGTACAAACTTGCAAAAAAATTCGGTAAAAAAGTCAGATTTAATGGAAAGGAATTCTTTCTATTCCCGGATGCAAAAAAAATCTCAAGTGCAAGCATTTCAGAGATCTCATCATGCGGTCTTGGCTACAGGACAAAATATGTACACGCTGCATCAGAGGCAGTTAGGAGCGGTGCAATCGACTTGGAGCTGTTGAAAAAATCAGATTACCACACCGCAAGAGATGAACTCTGCAAGATTGATGGGATAGGAAACAAGGTGGCAGACTGCATCATGTTATTCTCGCTTGAAAAGACAGATGCGTTCCCACTTGACAGGTGGATGCTGCGTGCGTTGCACAATTATTATCCGGGAAGATTTACCGTTGATGAAAGTCTCACTGAAAGAAGATATCATATTTTGCACGATGAGTTAAGAGAGTATTTTGGAGCATATGCAGGATACTGCCAACAGTTTCTCTTCAAGATGATAAGAGATTCGAACCAGAAAAGATGGTGA
- a CDS encoding MBL fold metallo-hydrolase produces MKVKVLGAGLEVGRSGFLVNADGANYLLDYGVNLGKNLATPLHVMPREVDTIVISHAHLDHSGYVPLMYVSGNADVFATPPTFDLSRLLIEDMLKLEKDIHPFGLPEVNKMYSHAIPVEYKQRIRRGNSSFELRDSGHVVGGSSVLVESDGKKIFYTGDVNLNGSRMLREMDLDIGEIDLLITESTYSQTTQMPRKESEEKLIEFANEILDQKGTLFIPSFSVERSQEIACVLKNAKFKHKIVMDGMALSVNEIIMQYPEYLRDYDVFRDAVKNTVWIKNQAHRKRELSEPCVVISPAGMLVGGNAVFYLQELAFDKKNGIALVSYQGEGTPGRKLLETGKVMIHGREQKAEAQVRQFEFSGHSDRTALFDLVSRMKGSPKVLTVHGDGDSCTKFAEEIHQRFGLEAHAPQIGDVISV; encoded by the coding sequence TTGAAGGTCAAAGTATTAGGTGCTGGCCTCGAAGTAGGCCGATCTGGCTTTTTGGTGAATGCAGATGGGGCAAACTATCTTTTAGATTATGGCGTGAACCTTGGAAAAAACCTTGCAACACCGCTTCATGTCATGCCAAGAGAGGTAGACACCATAGTGATAAGCCATGCACACCTTGACCATTCCGGATATGTCCCATTAATGTATGTAAGTGGAAACGCCGATGTGTTTGCAACGCCACCGACATTTGATCTTAGCCGTCTCCTAATTGAGGACATGTTAAAGCTTGAAAAGGACATACATCCGTTTGGCCTGCCCGAGGTAAACAAGATGTACTCCCATGCAATACCCGTAGAATACAAGCAAAGGATAAGGAGAGGCAATTCTAGCTTTGAGTTACGCGATTCGGGCCACGTGGTTGGAGGCAGTTCTGTCCTTGTAGAATCAGATGGCAAAAAAATATTCTATACAGGCGATGTGAATCTGAATGGTTCTCGTATGTTACGCGAGATGGACCTTGACATAGGAGAGATCGACCTTCTCATAACAGAAAGTACGTATTCCCAGACAACCCAGATGCCGCGAAAAGAGTCCGAGGAAAAACTAATCGAGTTTGCAAACGAGATACTTGACCAAAAGGGAACGCTGTTCATCCCCTCATTCTCAGTAGAACGCTCGCAGGAGATTGCGTGTGTTCTAAAGAACGCCAAATTCAAGCACAAAATAGTCATGGATGGGATGGCGCTCAGTGTTAATGAGATAATCATGCAGTATCCCGAGTACCTTCGTGATTACGACGTCTTCAGAGACGCAGTAAAGAACACAGTATGGATAAAGAATCAGGCTCACCGAAAACGCGAGTTGAGCGAACCGTGCGTAGTCATTTCTCCTGCAGGAATGCTTGTTGGAGGCAACGCTGTTTTCTATCTGCAAGAGCTCGCATTTGATAAAAAGAACGGCATTGCGCTTGTCTCATACCAAGGTGAGGGAACGCCTGGCAGAAAGCTTCTGGAAACCGGCAAGGTAATGATTCATGGCCGGGAACAAAAGGCAGAGGCCCAAGTACGCCAGTTTGAATTCTCTGGCCATTCTGACAGAACTGCATTATTTGATTTGGTAAGTCGCATGAAGGGAAGCCCCAAGGTGCTCACAGTTCACGGTGACGGAGATTCTTGCACCAAGTTTGCCGAGGAAATTCATCAGAGATTTGGCCTTGAGGCACATGCACCGCAGATTGGCGATGTAATTTCAGTATAA
- a CDS encoding ATP-binding protein — MPIAILPDVDEQRCIGCALCVEICTSLGPDVLRVKPVEGWKRGKAFVFYPERCISDGACIGVCPTKAIFWMRPMNYTAGQPVPLHKNGVFVKGWAEDAGL, encoded by the coding sequence ATGCCAATAGCAATACTTCCAGACGTAGATGAGCAAAGATGTATTGGATGCGCACTATGCGTTGAAATCTGTACATCTTTAGGCCCAGACGTACTTCGTGTAAAGCCTGTTGAGGGCTGGAAGAGAGGTAAAGCATTTGTCTTTTATCCAGAAAGATGCATCTCCGACGGAGCATGCATCGGAGTTTGCCCAACAAAGGCAATCTTTTGGATGAGACCAATGAACTACACAGCTGGTCAACCAGTTCCTCTCCACAAGAACGGAGTTTTCGTAAAGGGCTGGGCAGAAGACGCAGGCCTTTAA
- the tgtA gene encoding tRNA guanosine(15) transglycosylase TgtA — translation MFEVLKTDMAARIGILHTNHGKVETPAFVPVIHPVNQSIPAKKLKKIGFSLVITNAYITMNRYGEEAVRRGIHDIIDFDGAVMTDSGGYQVLEYGKVDVSSPEMASYERKIMTDIAIPLDRPTGYGLPKKKATEYVDYTLRISKDTLDAADHNGQIWCGPIQGAEHYDLVKRSTKALVEFGYKMLALGSPVEVMESYEYKILAEMILHAKKLIPSSIPLHLFGAGHPLTIPIAVALGCDTFDSASYMLYAKHDRYITEDRTAHLSEMQYFACSCEICSRHTPKEISSLADQDRTNAIALHNLYAIKSEVDRVKQAIHEGRLWEYTVKKIRAHPKLFETLGIFTENPEFFARTTPRFKERALFLSSPEDQFRPEIYLHHKTVRKFRSDKKEAVIVPDSQRRPYYLSDEYSKIMKKFRPDKVQVCIYNPFFGITPLELSDLYPASHYVMADIQYKPDDFPEFAKTWTEFFSNNKFKTVHITDDRFLKEFAKFPARTRLKKIKSKKK, via the coding sequence ATGTTCGAGGTACTAAAGACAGACATGGCCGCAAGGATCGGCATTCTGCATACAAACCATGGCAAGGTAGAAACGCCTGCATTTGTACCTGTGATCCATCCTGTAAACCAGTCCATACCTGCAAAAAAGCTGAAAAAAATCGGATTCTCGCTTGTGATAACAAACGCGTACATTACCATGAACAGGTACGGTGAGGAGGCAGTGAGACGCGGCATTCACGACATAATAGATTTTGATGGTGCAGTCATGACCGACTCTGGCGGCTATCAGGTGCTAGAATATGGCAAAGTGGATGTTTCTTCGCCAGAGATGGCATCATATGAGAGAAAAATAATGACAGATATCGCAATACCGCTTGACCGTCCTACAGGATACGGACTGCCAAAGAAGAAAGCAACCGAGTATGTAGACTATACCCTGAGGATATCAAAGGACACCTTGGATGCAGCCGACCATAACGGACAGATCTGGTGCGGTCCAATACAGGGAGCTGAGCATTATGACCTTGTGAAAAGGTCCACAAAGGCGCTAGTCGAGTTCGGCTACAAGATGCTTGCACTTGGAAGTCCTGTAGAAGTGATGGAGTCATATGAATACAAAATTCTAGCAGAGATGATACTGCACGCAAAAAAGCTCATCCCATCATCCATTCCGCTCCACCTGTTCGGAGCAGGCCATCCACTCACTATACCAATAGCTGTAGCTCTGGGATGCGATACGTTCGATTCGGCATCATACATGCTCTATGCCAAGCATGACAGATACATAACGGAGGACAGGACGGCACACCTATCTGAGATGCAGTATTTTGCATGTAGTTGCGAGATATGCTCAAGGCATACGCCAAAGGAGATTTCAAGCCTTGCCGATCAGGACCGTACTAACGCCATCGCACTACACAACCTCTACGCAATAAAGTCCGAAGTAGACAGAGTCAAGCAGGCAATACATGAAGGAAGGCTGTGGGAATACACCGTAAAGAAGATACGTGCCCATCCCAAGCTATTCGAAACACTTGGCATATTCACGGAAAACCCGGAGTTTTTTGCCAGGACCACGCCACGCTTTAAGGAGCGCGCACTATTTTTGTCATCTCCAGAGGACCAGTTCAGGCCAGAGATTTACCTGCACCACAAGACTGTGCGAAAATTCAGATCTGATAAAAAAGAGGCAGTAATAGTTCCGGACTCGCAAAGAAGGCCGTATTATCTCTCAGATGAATACTCCAAGATAATGAAAAAATTCAGGCCTGACAAGGTTCAAGTGTGCATCTACAATCCGTTCTTTGGAATAACACCGCTTGAGCTTTCCGACCTCTATCCTGCATCACACTATGTCATGGCAGACATACAATACAAACCAGATGACTTTCCAGAATTTGCCAAGACGTGGACAGAATTCTTTTCAAACAACAAGTTCAAGACAGTCCACATCACGGATGACAGATTCCTAAAAGAGTTTGCAAAATTCCCAGCTAGAACTAGGCTCAAGAAAATAAAAAGTAAAAAGAAATAG
- a CDS encoding adenylate kinase family protein, whose protein sequence is MLVITGNPGVGKHTLARNLASKLRVEIVDLNKIAVESKAFKKSGGTLDVDTAQLAKIVKKIRIQNAIVVGHLAPYVIPRSQVKFALILRKNPYKLIAIYKKRKYTKRKAIENAGSEILGVILYDAVKSFGAKKTAQIDTTNISIKQMTQKALLILGKKSGGDNVDWLEIVAKKRDLARFFPQ, encoded by the coding sequence GTGTTAGTAATAACAGGAAATCCGGGGGTCGGAAAGCACACATTGGCAAGAAATCTTGCCTCCAAGCTCAGAGTCGAGATTGTCGATTTAAACAAGATTGCAGTAGAGAGCAAAGCCTTCAAGAAGAGTGGTGGCACGCTCGATGTTGATACGGCCCAGCTGGCAAAGATAGTAAAGAAGATTAGAATACAGAACGCCATAGTCGTAGGCCACCTTGCACCGTACGTGATACCTAGATCACAAGTTAAATTTGCCCTGATTTTACGCAAAAATCCCTACAAATTGATTGCAATTTACAAGAAAAGAAAATACACAAAAAGAAAGGCAATAGAAAATGCCGGGAGTGAGATCCTCGGAGTCATCTTGTATGACGCAGTGAAAAGCTTTGGCGCAAAAAAGACCGCACAGATAGATACCACCAACATTTCAATAAAACAAATGACCCAGAAGGCACTCTTGATTCTTGGGAAAAAATCAGGTGGAGATAATGTCGACTGGCTTGAAATAGTAGCAAAAAAAAGAGACCTTGCAAGGTTCTTTCCACAGTGA
- a CDS encoding redox-regulated ATPase YchF, whose protein sequence is MQIGLLGKANVGKSTFFSAATETAVPIGNYPFTTIEPNVGVTYVRTKCACKHFTIVHQNPHCMNGIRLVPVKLIDVAGLVPGAHEGKGLGNKFLDDARQAEVLIHVVDIAGTTDIQGQPVPAGTHDPLEDVEFVESEFDLWFKQILDREWQKLLREITQKTATLTEGIARRFSGLGVKEFLVSEVLKESGLVTKKPAEWSDSDILSFVRILRKKTKPILIAANKADLCKDLSIVEKIKGHVVLCSAESELLLRKAVKANLIKYVPGDSSFEVQGNATPQQKQALELVRTVLGKIKTTGIQQALNHAVFETLKFITVYPVEDEAKLTNKDGVVLPDARLLPLGSTARDLAATIHADLAKGFLHAVDVKTKQRIGADHILKDGDVIKIVSTMSRG, encoded by the coding sequence GTGCAAATAGGGCTTTTAGGCAAGGCGAACGTTGGAAAATCGACGTTTTTTTCGGCTGCAACAGAGACCGCTGTGCCAATAGGAAACTATCCATTCACCACAATTGAGCCAAACGTTGGAGTCACATACGTTAGGACCAAGTGCGCCTGCAAGCATTTTACAATCGTTCATCAGAATCCGCACTGCATGAACGGGATAAGATTGGTGCCGGTCAAGTTGATTGATGTTGCAGGGCTTGTTCCGGGAGCACATGAAGGGAAGGGTCTTGGCAACAAATTCCTTGACGACGCAAGGCAAGCAGAAGTACTAATACACGTAGTTGATATTGCGGGGACAACTGACATACAGGGCCAGCCAGTTCCTGCTGGAACACACGATCCGCTCGAGGATGTGGAGTTTGTCGAATCAGAATTTGATTTGTGGTTCAAGCAGATACTTGATAGGGAATGGCAGAAGCTACTCAGGGAGATCACACAAAAGACGGCCACATTAACGGAAGGAATCGCAAGGAGGTTCAGCGGTCTTGGAGTCAAAGAATTTCTTGTATCTGAGGTTCTCAAAGAATCAGGTCTTGTAACAAAAAAGCCTGCAGAATGGAGCGATAGTGATATTTTGAGTTTTGTGAGAATACTTCGGAAAAAAACAAAGCCTATTCTTATAGCTGCAAACAAGGCCGACTTGTGTAAGGATCTCTCAATCGTGGAAAAGATCAAAGGTCATGTAGTGCTGTGCAGCGCCGAGTCGGAGCTTCTTTTGCGCAAGGCAGTCAAGGCAAATCTGATAAAGTATGTTCCGGGGGATTCAAGCTTTGAAGTGCAGGGTAATGCAACACCGCAACAAAAGCAGGCGCTTGAACTTGTACGCACAGTACTTGGCAAGATAAAGACTACCGGAATACAACAGGCGCTAAATCATGCGGTATTTGAGACGCTCAAATTCATCACTGTATATCCAGTCGAGGATGAGGCAAAACTCACAAACAAGGACGGGGTTGTTCTGCCTGATGCAAGACTGCTGCCTTTGGGATCTACCGCAAGAGATCTTGCGGCAACTATACATGCTGATCTTGCAAAAGGATTCTTGCATGCAGTTGATGTGAAGACAAAGCAGAGAATAGGCGCCGACCACATACTAAAGGACGGAGATGTAATCAAGATAGTCTCCACTATGAGCCGTGGATAA
- the kae1 gene encoding KEOPS complex N(6)-L-threonylcarbamoyladenine synthase Kae1: protein MLCLGFESTAHTFSCAVVEKKDHRGRILSDVRRIYRPPEGQGIHPREASRHHIECSSEVLAECLKEANLTIKDIDIISYAAGPGLGPCLRVAGVIARTISSYYKIPIYPVNHAIGHIELGKLLTGANDPLVLLVSGGHTMLAAFKGKKWRIFGETLDITLGQLLDQFGRSLGFASPCGKKIEDLALQSENYVELPYLVKGNDVSFSGLLSATKKISKNVADACYSLQETAFAMIGEATERALSFTEKRELLVVGGVAANKRLSGMLEKICTRQEAAFYVSPIQYAGDCGSQIAWTGLLESTVKNGAKMSDTFVRQSWRLDTVEINY, encoded by the coding sequence ATGCTGTGTCTTGGGTTTGAGAGCACCGCTCACACATTCTCATGTGCAGTGGTTGAAAAAAAAGACCATAGGGGAAGAATACTTTCTGACGTGAGGAGAATATACCGGCCTCCGGAAGGGCAGGGAATACACCCAAGAGAAGCGTCACGACACCACATAGAGTGCAGCTCTGAAGTACTTGCAGAATGCCTCAAAGAGGCAAACCTGACAATAAAGGACATTGACATCATATCCTATGCTGCAGGGCCTGGGCTTGGACCGTGTCTGAGGGTGGCAGGAGTGATTGCAAGGACGATATCCTCATACTACAAAATTCCAATTTATCCTGTAAACCACGCAATAGGACATATAGAACTTGGCAAGCTTCTCACGGGAGCAAATGATCCGCTGGTACTGCTTGTCTCAGGCGGCCATACCATGCTTGCCGCATTCAAGGGGAAAAAATGGCGCATATTTGGCGAAACACTTGATATCACGCTCGGACAGTTATTGGACCAGTTCGGTCGCTCACTCGGCTTTGCATCTCCATGTGGAAAGAAAATAGAGGATCTTGCACTCCAGTCGGAAAATTATGTAGAACTTCCGTACCTTGTCAAGGGGAATGATGTCTCATTCTCAGGTCTTTTATCTGCTACAAAAAAGATATCAAAGAACGTGGCAGACGCATGCTATTCCTTACAGGAAACTGCATTTGCGATGATTGGCGAGGCAACAGAAAGAGCGCTATCGTTTACGGAAAAAAGGGAGCTTTTAGTGGTGGGCGGTGTTGCTGCAAACAAGAGGCTTTCTGGGATGCTAGAGAAAATATGTACAAGACAGGAAGCCGCGTTTTATGTCTCACCAATACAGTATGCAGGAGACTGTGGCTCACAGATTGCCTGGACTGGGCTGCTTGAATCTACGGTAAAAAATGGAGCCAAGATGAGTGATACTTTTGTGAGGCAGTCTTGGAGACTGGATACTGTGGAAATTAACTATTAA